From the Mangifera indica cultivar Alphonso unplaced genomic scaffold, CATAS_Mindica_2.1 Un_0019, whole genome shotgun sequence genome, the window TGATATGTCAGATCACGTTAGAAGATAATCTTGTAAACCCTTTTACAAAAACTTTAGTTGTTAAGAGCTTCAAAAAGCATATAGAGAGCATGAGGATACATAACAAATCACATTTGTTAACTTAGGACAAGTGGGAGATTAGAAGTTCTTAGTGCCCTAAAGCTAatgaattatatgaataaatgacAATTTGTCAACAATAGATTAATAGGGATGCTTTATTTATATGTCATGATTCTTCTTTACATTCACTTACATTGATAGTATGTTAAACAAACAATTACGTCTTTCttattatttactaaatttagaATCATGTATATGCAAGTTTTATATTTAGAAAGACATTATTCTAGAGTGATTGTCAAAATTCCCAGTTTGAAATTGAGGGAATAAAAAGCAATatttctaaaactttatttgaaaaatcatcacCATTTGCTATCACATTTCTTAGTTTGTGTTTTCACAATGTTGTGTGCACATATGTTGCATTATGTAATCATATTATGAATCATGAATCTTATCCTTTggatatgataatatattaatctttattttctagtataatatatttttttttgatacttgatatgacattattttgatatttatctttttcatataatattattcttatctttaaatatgatgtgacattattttgatatgatataatttttattttcatttattggATATTGAACATATTTAAGACATGATATCATTTGTATccttatttattgaatattgatcctttttatcctaatttggtttgattgaaaaatggaaaattgtACTATTTTGTTTGAGAAAAAGGTCAATAGTTTTAAGAACAAagttaatcatataaaaatggTTATGGAGTTAGTTATTTGATTCAGGGTTTGtcttacttaatataattagtttgattctaatataacaatttaattcAGATGAGGTttcttgttataaaaaaaaaaaaatcatgtaaatAACTTAGTTTTCCTTCGTTTGGGGAGAAcctaaatattttgttgtttatatagaggaattttctcttttttttccatGATCTATATAAAAGTTTAAGGGGACTTGAGTTTGAGCTATATCTTAATCAAGATACTTAGAGGACAAGCGGGATGTTTGTGAAAGTTTCATTTATGTGTTAAGTGATTGTCTAAGGAGTTTAAGAGTTAGATTttagaaaatctaaatatctacttATCAAGTATCACTACtagtaaaatatattagtattaaagGCCAAAGTACTTTTTCCTATCTAAAgtttattcttttatcaaattctcatccgttaatttttaaaaacttaaatacttatctatttttaaaattttgttgttattgtcaaggtaaaatcatcattttgagattttatttaaaaaaataataatgtatcccCATTTTCcatctcaattttaaaaactaaaaatttccttctaacttaattttaaaaagttattttttcatcCCACCATCTaaggtttatatattttaaaattaacaatcactctcaaagtttaaaacattACACTTACACTACCAAAAATTCATTCCCTCTTTCTAACAATCTTATTTCCTAGCGATTCACTCTGACATATCATCAACCCCACAAACGGCACATATTCTTCCTCTTTGGCGGGTTATCAATGTGGAATCcattaaaaatatcatcaaaatagtcGGATTTGTTGTGCGATAATTTGTGTGAAGTTGACGATCTATGTGTCAACAGACTCACAAATTGGTCGAATGACATCAGACAAACATGGACGTCATCCAACTAATCTATGCGTCATTTGGCCAATTCGTGCAATTCACATAGATCATCACATGACAAATCTGATCATTTCAACCAGATTTTTTATGATTTCCATACTGAAAAACCATTGGAGAAGGAGATGAGGTGTCGCTGGAGTAAAGTGTCAAGAAGAATAGTAGTCAGAAAGAGGAAATAAATTTTCAGAATGTaagagtaatattttaaattttgaagggCAAACATAAtgttaaaatatagaaaccttAGGAATCTTAGATAGTGAGAGTGAAaaagtaatcttttaaaattaagttacaaaaaaaattattaatttttaaaattaagataaaaataaagataaattatttttatataaaacctcaaaataataattttccttatGAGAACAATATTTAACATacttaaaagaatttaaaaaaaaaaacaaaaaacccctGCGTAGAAATAAGTCCTTTACCcagtattaaatatataattagtattGTACCTAATATTAAATTCATTGTACTCAATAACAATTGCGGTGTACAGATTGCAATCAATCAGGGATAGAGCGAGGAGGTGATCCAGTTGAGACtcgagagaaagagagagagggtATCAACTGTTATCGAAATGTATCAGTATAAAGAGTATGATTTTCATGAGCAACGCCAagcgattttttttttttaatataaatatataaatatatgataagTAGTTTTGTGGTGggatgataatttatttttaatttaaaattatttaattatttaattatataattatatagttatatatttatatatttaatataaatatatataatttattaaattattattgtatctgataatattaagttaattgtacccaataaaattaaattcattttactCTGGAATAACTGCTGTGGACAAACTGCAATCAATAGCTTGCATTATAATTGAATCATATATcgtattatgtattaaaattttatttttatatattatatatcaaatattatattatatcatatgatataacttttaaaaaataaaataataaaaaatataattaacatattatcatttaaaaaaacatcatatacatttttaaaaattaaaaaattttcacatatatcttattatatcatcatttttttttaaaatatattgatttatattgataatatatataatatcatagaatatatatatcatattatatatatttattatataatattaattacgatatatattattttttatttatattatatcgtattttaatatatatataatatatcataggatattgataattataagcCGAAGAAAAGTCGAAAAGATGATACAGTTGAGGCTGGAGAGAGAGAGGGGGATAAATGTTTTGAGCCCAAAAAATCCTTTCCTTTCCATCTGTCACAGCCACAGGGGCTTCCAGCAGTGATGGCTGAACTAACCAGATGGGCCGCCAAAAACCTGGAGCAACCATGGAAATCGAAAATCAACGTCGGATCCCGAAAATCCGAAAAGCATAGAAGACTGAGGTCTGAAATGCAACAAAACAAGGGGCAAACCAAGCGCTTTTTCTAAGGAAGAAGCGAATCAATCAGAATGGAGACAAGCAAGAAAGGCGAAGAAAGATTTTCGAGCCTGCAAGCAGCAAGCAACAAAGGGTTTTTAGTTGCAttgtgttggagactcaaataaaaataaagaaaaaaaagtctcacatctaataaataaaatataagagagtagtatataagtgtatagattagactttaacacaaactaattgattttatataatatgagtttcaatcttcacacttgtaaacctaatttatatttttgatatggtatcagagtacGAGTTAAACGACAGGTTTAACAGTTTAAATGTGTctagatacaagtgacaatgcatTCAACCAAAAATCGACTGAGCCAAATAGCAGGTCTAACAGTCTCGATGCTTATACTTAAACGGGAGTGTTggaaactcaaataaaaagtaaataaaaaaagtctcacatctaatgaatagaacataagagagtgatatataagtgtatggattgaactttaacacaagtcaattggttttgtgtaatatgagtttcaatcttcacacttgtaaaccCAATTTATATTTTCGACACATTACACTATAGCATGAAGCTGGATGAGAAACCTCCTATATGGCCTCTTTACTAGTGGTGGAGTGGCTTGCTACTTTCAATCATAAACATAGTTATcagtatcatacaatatataatatgtatcctATGGTACGATACgatacaaatgaaaaataatattatcatgtgatgtatcataattaatatgatacagtagacatatcatacgatatgatacgtattatcaatatagatcgatacactttttaaaaaagATGATATAGTAGagatatatatgagaaattttaaatttatataaatgttcgtgatattttttaaaatgataacgtgtctattatatttttttattattttatttcttaaaaactaCATTATATGATACTCGATATATGATAcgtaaaattagatttttaatacacgatatgatatataatttgactaccatgatcataaaaagaaaatggagaaagaaGATACGATGTTTGATATACAATacataaagtttgatttttaatatacgatataatatacaATTCGATTACTATACTCATAAAAGGAATGAGGCAAAGCAAGTGagaaagatgagaaagaagTTGTCCATTTGGTAACCCGCCTAGTAAGAAATTAAAGAGTCTTTGGCTTCCtcgattttcttttctttgccaaTAAAGAAAGTGCATCAGTTGCGGTGCAAGAAAAGAATTTAAGAGCTTTTCATTGGGAAGGTAAAGCTTTGCACAAGGATAAACAACATTCacaatctctctttttttttcagtcGTGTGCTTTGCTCTTGAACTCTGACCTATCGTTCGTCTCTAAAGAAAAATAGAGAGAAGTGAGAATTAATGTTGTTAAGGCTTTTACAGAGAAGTCAAGCAGAGTTTAAgggggtaattttataatttcaattacaGAGAATGAAtttgtgatttaaaaaatatcaatcttttggggtatttttgtcattatattataaaaggataaattagtaatttaattttaaattaatcaaaattattactataattaaaTGACAGGGAagtagttaaatttttttaaattaatggataataaaatgaactaaattttaaaaaaatgatatcacATAAGCATTATAACTTTgtaaaaacacaaattaagaaatataatcacaaatattcataatatatcaaatacatcttcataatcaaaatcttattttcttattttctgcCTTTAATAGTGAGTGACACTgtttttcttcatcaaattgGCTCCAAACAACAAGAAATCAAAGGTGCTTTCGTCGATTTGGCTtcgaaaaagagaaagaaagtgTGATTCCATTGAATCGACATCCATCATGCACTTATGTCGTCCAAAGGTTTCATGTCGTCATCGACTTCTTcacttcttcatctttgattcGTTGTGCATtggagtttttttatttatcatcaaCCTTCTTTGTTGGTGGCAGATGGAGAAGAATGGGATGAAGGTGATTTTGGTCAGAGTCCAATCActagaaaaagattgaaatcttaggagagaaaatataacttttcaaaacttaattcttaagaaaaattatttgttttataaaattatggtagaaataaataatattttattatttttaatattttactaattaaatgatgattttacctttaaacttAATaggttatgttaattttaatcgtctatgagtgaatatttaaatttttaatatttaataaatatcaatttgagaatgggtggaaacaagtcctttggccatttaaaaaatattagctcTTAAATCAAAACTGGTGTCATATTTAAGTGTTTTGTTCATTTATATAACGTTTGAACACACGtcattgttcttcttcttcttcttcttcttgtgtttctcttgaaaatgataattaatttccaataaaaggaacataataaaaattctccAGATTTATTTGTCTCTATATTTATTATGtctattattaacaaaacatcCCCAATTGGAAGTTGAAATTTCATCCTTTGTactagttttattttctttattttaccCATATTttccaaaagaaacaaaatatatcagTTTCTACTGTTAAGTTGGgccattaaaatttttgaggtattttttctattctttcgCAAATCGTTTCTCTATTAGAAACAAGAAGTTATATTTAGACAGAAATGGATGGCCACAACAGAATCATAAACCTTATAAATGCTTTCCATCTTGAGCAGAATATTTCAATGTGAATTAgctgataatttgattacttcgttaataataataagaataaaaccaGAATGGCAATGGCTAAGAGTGCTGTTATTGTCTTCTCAATCATTGCTCTCTTCGGGGCAGCTATGGCAGCTTCCTACGACGTTGGTGACACTGCCGGCTGGACTACAAAAGACATGCCTGATTACAAAAAATGGGCTGACGATAAGGACTTCAAAGTTGGCGATACTCTTGGTATGTTTACTCAAAAATCATCATACATGAGAAATCTGCATTaaattttcaaccaaaactATCATATTCtgcatatttaaaaatattcaatccttattaatttttttaatttcttgatcACAATGCATGAAAAAATTAGAAGGAAAGATATAGAAATATTATGGTTGAAATCCTCTTAGATGCTATTTTCTATGTTTCCAGAAATAATGAAACTACGAGTATAAACCTTTGGTACATAAATATTTACACACATATATTTgttgtgattgaataattttaaattaataataaaataacactcaatcacatgataatatatatgtatacaaaaaatttgtACACATAGTATAACTCTTCcacaaatttctttaaaatttttaaactcaaacaagTTCACTTCTCTTCTCAACAAGAATAAAATACATTCAATTAATCTTTTGATTATTACAAGCCTATTTAATTTctgtttcaaattgaaatttatattttaaatgataaaatctattatattaataaaaaaaaaaagttattggtACAATTCCCTTATATCATCAACATTgacatgtttatttatttatttattttgtaatttaaaaaaaataaacacccCTCCCAccatgaaaaaaattcttaccccatcatattataaattttagtgGTAGGGATTTATTTTCTGAAATCTCCTAAGGAATTTTGTTGTCTGAATAAACCAAAGGggatcaaaacaaaaaaaaccctatTTTCAACCAAAATGATTATAttctgcatatatatatatgtgtgtgtgtgtatatatatatatatatgtatataatgaaAATCTGGAATATATTGTTGTTGAATATATGGTAAaggattttgaataaatttgcaTGTAGTTTTCAAGTACAACCAAGAAATGCACGATGTGATGCAAGTGAGCAAGGCAGATTTCGAAGCATGCAGTGCAAAATCTCCAATTGCAAAATACACTACCGGCGCCGACAAAGTCACCCTCAAGGAGCCCGGGAAAACTTACTTCCTTTGCAGTTTTCCTGGACATTGTGAAAAGGGccaaaaagttgaaattgaagTGGAAGGAACTGCAGATGGCCCTGCTGCAGGCCCAAGTGGCGCCAATGCTTCAAGCCCAACTGGGACTGCCAGCGGCGATGCTTCATCCTCAACTGCAAGTGCAGCAGGTGCAGACTCGTCAGCAGCATCAACTTCATCTGAATCATCATCTTCAACCGTTAAGTTGAGTGGTGGTTTGGGTTGGGCACTGGCTTCAGTTGCAGCTGCTTTTGCTTTCTAGATAGCTATTACCTTTTAACTTTAAGAgcaatttcatttcatatttacatatttttaatacataattgatatgatattatgtgattaaatattattttatttttatttatgttattatgtaatttaaaattatttaatcatataataatatatcaattataaattaaaaagtgtGCATTTTATCACGACtttaatcaaatgataaaaCACTTATTTAAGTCATGATTTTGATCTCATATGCTCATATTTAATTCATCACACCTCACtgcactattttatttttttataaaaaataaaataaaattacattattatatatctgaataattttaaattaaaataatataatatttaatcgtataatagtaaattatttaactattaaattaaatatttacaatcatatcttgaaataataaaagaatccCAAATTTAGTTAAACTCCCCTCCAACCATTTACCCTCCGTTACATAACCG encodes:
- the LOC123205910 gene encoding mavicyanin-like; its protein translation is MAMAKSAVIVFSIIALFGAAMAASYDVGDTAGWTTKDMPDYKKWADDKDFKVGDTLVFKYNQEMHDVMQVSKADFEACSAKSPIAKYTTGADKVTLKEPGKTYFLCSFPGHCEKGQKVEIEVEGTADGPAAGPSGANASSPTGTASGDASSSTASAAGADSSAASTSSESSSSTVKLSGGLGWALASVAAAFAF